From Podospora bellae-mahoneyi strain CBS 112042 chromosome 5, whole genome shotgun sequence:
TCACTGTCCATCCACACACACTGGGCGGTTCTGGGATGGACGGACTACTCCAGGCCGGAACACCTCGATCGTGGGCATTATCCCAGATGCCTCAGTGACGTGTTACTGCCGCTTGTAACCCCCAAATCTCCAGGACCTGCCCAGTCGGCGTTTTTTGGTCGATTTCCACAGGGCCAGTCTGTGGCAGTCGGGGCAGGTTGGTCCTCGAGCCTTGCTCGCTCGCTCTACTACTCACAAGGGCCCCTCGCTGCTGCAGTGTCTTGCAGTTTTCCTACCTGCACTGCCTGGTCTTCGACATACCACCCACATACACCCATCCGCccgtacatacatacatgtACCTTCACAATCAgccccccctctcccctctcagCCAGTCTGCATGTCTTTCCCATCCTGATCCACAATCCTCGGATTCTCTCActaccacccccgccgccgcacCCCCCTCAAGTGCTACCTACCATTCCTTCAAATTGCCATCCCTCAATCACTTcacttccttttcttctttccccacCTATCACCAACCCTACCTTAGCTGGCTTCTTCCAACACCTCGTTTCTGACCGATTTCTaaccttctctttctctctctaGCTGACTCCGGTGATACCTATCGCCCTGTAAGTATCTGCCCTGATTCTTGGCCTGTGCACTCTGTTCTTCGTCGTCTCGATGAGACCGGCGGCTATCTCTTATAGCCGCAAGCTCTCGGAGGAATGGCGTGACTGGTAGTCAGACCAGActctcatcccatccacctGGCGTCAGTCAGATATGTGGTTTGGTGTTTGCGCTTTCGAGCTCTTCGGCCTGATGAGTTTGAGACCTGTGGGTTCTTTGTGTTGAAAGTCCAATGCCATGATCACTGATGGTTAGGTGCTGGAGGATCGACACGGCGCTCCCCCGCTTTAGGCGTGCCAGAGACAAAGACATATACTGGCGAGTCGCATGACATGGTTACATACTGACATTGTGACCAGCGTGAGAGGTCGCGCTCTCCTAGACGTGGACGTTCCCGCAGTCCGAATAACGGTACCCGTCGGTCATATTCGCCCCGTGACCGCTCACGGAGTCGTCACCGGAGAAGAAGCCGTTCGCCCATGACTGGACAGGGCGCATCCGCTGGAGGATCAGGACAAGGATACAACAATAACGGAGCTCCTCATAGATCGTTCGAAGATCGTGCCATTCACCGCGAAAACGTCATGAATAACATTCGAGAGTCGTCGCAGCAGGACCGCCGCGTCTATGTCGGCAACCTGTCTTACGACGTCAAGTGGCACCACCTCAAGGATTTTATGAGGCAGGGTGAGTGGATGGCGCTTGGGGAAGGAATGGATGGGGGAAGAGACTAACGTGACCTCTCACAGCCGGTGAGGTTCTCTATGCCGACGTATTGCTTCTTCCCAATGGAATGTCGAAGGTGGGCTTTCACAAGTGATTTTGGCTGGTTCCTTTGTGGTTCCTATTCTGTTTGGTTATTTGATGGACGGTTGGGTTGACGGGTTGGGACGCTGTCCACGACGATATTTAGGGATGCGGGTAAGTTTCTTCATGCACACCGGTCAATCCGAGAACAAAGTTCTAACCTTGTGACTGTCATAGAATTGTGGAATACGCCACTAGGGAGCAGGCTCAGAATGCCGTTGCGACGCTCAGCAATCAGAACCTAATGGGGAGACTGGTGTATGTCCGCGAGGCAAGTACCCGGACCCGGCAACGAGCGGAGCCATTCTGTGACGCTAACAATGGATAGGATCGTGAGGCCGAACCTCGCTTCGGTCCTCCTGGAGGAGGTGCCCGCGGTGGTTTCGGTGGCCCTGTTGGccctggcggtggtgctcCGTACGGAGGAGGATTTAACCCCGGCATGGGAGGTGGAGCTCCAGGAGGCGGGCCCCCAGGTGTTGCTCGTCAAATCTTCGTGTCCAACGTTTGTCATATCTCCCCATTCCGGTTCTTCGTTGCCAACGTGGCAATATGATGCTGACAACCTCTGTAGCTGCCGTTCAACGTTGGTTGGCAAGACCTGAAGGATCTGTTCCGGCAGTCCGGTAAGTAACCTGATGCGACTGATGTGTGAGGAGTCTAACAAGTGCAACTGCAGCACGAACTGGTGGGGTTATTCGCGCCGATGTTCATCTCGGCCCCGACGGTCGCCCCAAGGGTTCTGGTATCGTTGTTTTCGAGTCCCCCGACGATGCGAAAAACGCTATTCAGCAATTCAACGGCTATGACTGGCAAGGTCGCGTAATTGAGGTTAGGGAGGACCGTTTCGCCAATGCTGGTATGGGTGCTGGCGGTTATGGTGGCCGCGGTGGCTTCGGCGGTCGCGGTGGCTTCGGCGGTGGCTTCGGCGGCCGTGGAGGCTTCGGCGGTCGCGGTGgtttcggcggcggcagttATGGTCGTGGAGGCTATGGCGGCGgtcctggtggtggtcctGGCGGCCCCAGCTTCGGTGGTCCTCCAGGCGGCGATGCCTCTGTCCCTCCGAACCCTTTTACTGACAATGCCACCGTCGGCACTGAGAAGAACGAGATTATCTACGTTCGCAACGTGAGTGCCCTTTTCACCCCCGATGCCCATTGATGGTTTCTAACAATACCCTAGCTTCCTTGGTCTACGAGCAATGACGATCTCGTT
This genomic window contains:
- the GBP2_1 gene encoding g-strand binding protein (EggNog:ENOG503NW7K; COG:A), producing MTGQGASAGGSGQGYNNNGAPHRSFEDRAIHRENVMNNIRESSQQDRRVYVGNLSYDVKWHHLKDFMRQAGEVLYADVLLLPNGMSKVGFHK
- the GBP2_2 gene encoding g-strand binding protein (EggNog:ENOG503NW7K; COG:A); the protein is MDRIVRPNLASVLLEEVPAVVSVALLALAVVLRTEEDLTPAWEVELQEAGPQLPFNVGWQDLKDLFRQSARTGGVIRADVHLGPDGRPKGSGIVVFESPDDAKNAIQQFNGYDWQGRVIEVREDRFANAGMGAGGYGGRGGFGGRGGFGGGFGGRGGFGGRGGFGGGSYGRGGYGGGPGGGPGGPSFGGPPGGDASVPPNPFTDNATVGTEKNEIIYVRNLPWSTSNDDLVELFSTIGKVEQAEIQYEPSGRSRGSGVVRFDNADTAETAINKFQGYQYGGRPLGLSYVKYLNQGGGDAMDTDHGGLTQDQIM